In Curtobacterium sp. L6-1, a genomic segment contains:
- a CDS encoding YdeI/OmpD-associated family protein, with translation MEIEPFVVADAAAWRAWLHGHEDTSDGVWLVLAKKGTTSPTSLTYAQALDEALCSGWIDGSKRGLDAATFLQRFTPRRKASLWSKRNVGLVAALVEAGRVRPRGRAEVDRAKADGRWDRAYAGAATAEVPEDLRVALDATPTAAALFAELDAANRYAVLHRVVTAPSDTARANRITKLVAGLSRGETPYPRRGADLQERDTPEA, from the coding sequence ATGGAGATCGAGCCGTTCGTCGTCGCCGACGCCGCCGCCTGGCGTGCGTGGCTGCACGGGCACGAGGACACGTCCGACGGGGTCTGGCTCGTCCTCGCGAAGAAGGGCACGACCAGCCCGACGAGCCTGACCTACGCACAGGCCCTGGACGAGGCGCTCTGCTCCGGGTGGATCGACGGGTCGAAGCGCGGTCTCGACGCGGCCACGTTCCTCCAACGGTTCACCCCCCGGCGGAAGGCGTCCCTCTGGTCGAAGCGGAACGTCGGGCTCGTCGCCGCGCTGGTGGAGGCCGGACGGGTGCGGCCCCGCGGGCGGGCGGAGGTCGACCGGGCGAAGGCCGACGGCCGGTGGGACCGCGCGTACGCGGGGGCTGCGACAGCCGAGGTGCCCGAGGACCTGCGGGTAGCGCTCGACGCCACGCCGACCGCCGCCGCGCTGTTCGCGGAGCTCGACGCGGCTAACCGGTACGCCGTGCTGCACCGGGTGGTGACCGCCCCGAGCGACACCGCCCGGGCGAACCGCATCACGAAGCTCGTCGCCGGGCTGTCCCGCGGGGAGACGCCGTACCCCCGTCGCGGAGCGGACCTCCAGGAGCGCGACACCCCGGAGGCGTAG